TGGACTTCACCCAGCAAGCACGAGAGAGAAGGCCAGGGACATCTCGGGCTATGGTGATTGGCTTTAACTGCCAGTATTTATTTTACAGCTTAGCTACAGGTGCTAAATCTACTAGCACCTAGCCTCAGTTAAAGAACATCAAACACAGTCGTTAACTAGCTCTGTAATGGCAATTACAGACTAATGTATAAAACATTCCACAAAAATACAGGTTTAAGCCACAGTGCCACAAAGGAgcagctttctctctctctccctctctctccacacacacacacacacacacacacacacacacacaccacaggctaCCCATGTTCTTGTTCTTATACAAGATGTCCATGCAAGAACAGATTTTGGAGCttaaaaaactgtttctcaCAGCTATTTGTCTGCGTTCCATGGTCAATTTAAGTGTAAAATAAAGAAATGCCTACATCAAATTTCAAAGGCATATTTGCCATTGTTTGCACTACTGCATTACTGTACTAACCACTAGAACACACCCCCCATGTGCACGCTGGCATACATGCAATACATTCCTTCTGGagtgaaaagagaaaagaggACAAACTTCCTATCTGGCCTATAGTATGTGAAGCTCCAGAAAAGACATTTCACaatcaaataaatattttcaccCCCATCCCCCAGAACCCAAATTCACTGGAGGGTTTGGTACCATCGAGTCCACTGTCCTCCCCGAGACTCTGCTTTCTGCGCTGGAAAAGCAGTCGGAAATCAGGCCCTCCCCAGCCACGAGAGTGGTGGAACGTTCCAGAAACCAGCaaaaagagaggggagagagagagaaagagagagagagagagagagagagagagagagagagaagagagagagagagaatatatcTGGGAGTCAAGTAGATAAATAacagaggtgaggagagggaggagagagagcaagagagaaggagaaaatcTGTTAAAAGACAAAGTATGAGATAACAGAAAATATAGGAATTCAAGAAAAgtatgagagagaaagacagcaagatggagagagagagagagagagagagagagagagagagagagagagagagagagagagagagagagtgtagcaAGCAGGACTCCACTGTGACCATAAACAAACTGCCAGAACTATAAAAGCATGACTCTAAATTTCAAACAGCGTTTGGAAAAAATATCAAACTGATGTAGTGACAGAAGACACGATGGAAAATGGCACGTAGATGGGGACTCATCTGGTGACGGTAAAAGTAGCCTGGACAGTGGAAACTAGTGAACCCGATCATCCAACCCACTAAAAGACTCTCCACTCAAAGATGAGCAAACATACATGATGAAAGGTGCCATCACACCAATAACAACAAGAGATTTCGCCCCTTCACATAAAACATCTGTCAAATAATGTTTAGACAATTTTGTCAGCCACAATTCAAAcacaaataccacacacacaccgggtttaccccacacacaccgggtttaccccacacacaccggtTCACCCTAGCGAAATGATCCTGCCAGCTATATGACACAGGCCGGAGtcggctaggctaggctaggttATGCTAGGCttggttagggtagggtaggctaggctaggctagctGCGGTTCGGTTACTATACGCTACGCTAGCAAATACCGAAGAGGCCTCTGAATGTAGAATGACCAAAGCAGTACTGTATATATATCTTTATATACGTACCTGTGATTTCTCGCTCTTGTAGGTAACGTGTTGTTCGGTTTAAAAGTACAACGTAACGACCAGGGATCTCTGAATCCCGACGGTTGCCGTTGTCTGAAATGAGCAGTCTTAACTTGGGATGTAAGCAGCAGTGATTTCCGGTTCTTCCGGTCTCGCCCTCAGGTGACCAGGAAGTGCTCGCGTGCTGATTTCGATGACCTTTCGATTTTCGATTATCTTTGTCTTTATGGTGTTTTTAAAGGAGAGACACATTAGCACAGATACTGAGGCAACCTGATATAGCTGACGGTCAATCAGAATCTAAAAACTGCTATCACATACCTACATTTAAGAGAATAATGTGCACAGACAATCTTCTgaagtaataataaaataaaaaataatccaaatgtattttctttttATCACTCTCGAGGGATATCATTAGGACAGATGATAGGTCAGACAGTGGTCTGTAATCTTAAACTACGTCAAGATTAGCTGTAACCTTTGTCACTTTGTGTCAGCAACAAGAATGGCTTAGCCAGTGATTTCAAGAGATGACAAattaaaacattcatctgaaACAAACTAATCTGAACgttgtacaggtgtgttgtaaTCACTGTCTATCTTGTCGTGAAACCCACAGATTTCAACAGACCCTTGCAAGTCTTTGGTGAGATGGTTTAGAGCACAAGCCAGGAATATTTTCCACATGCTAAACTAAAGGATGATTACTAAAGCAGAAAGCCTTGAGAAGTGTTCTCCGGGGAGAGAGAAGTACTTGGCCAAGTGAAATGATGAAACTGCTTGTCCTCAAAAAAGCACTTGATAAAACTGGAACCAGTTGGTTTTATCACCCAAAATCTTTAAGGGTTGCCAGTAATCAATTTTAATGATCTATATTAATTGAATAGTGTTAATTTTTTTGAACTTTTATTTCACAACATAATTCTGACAATAGACTATGTGCAACACACatataagagagagaggatgtttaaaaataattattttacatAAGTGTAGTTGCCTTGGTCCATTTTGGCCATGAATATGAAAGTCTTatcaaatctaaataaataaattactgTGTATAAATTTCAGCAAAGACAGGACTTTAGTTGGAGGTCTGTCAGTACTGTCATCTGTTCATTCCTGAGGGACCTGATGGAGAAAGATGGAAACAATGAATGGAGGCTTTGTGGACGTCCTGTCCATCTTTGACACTGCCTTGTTTCTTAATCATTTAGTTTGTTTGCCTTCCTCTGTTTAGCCTCAGAATGACCAGTGAATTGTTCTACCAGCACATAATACAGTCAAATAAACAGAACAGTCTTGTTCTTATACAATCACATAAAGACAGTTGTCCACTGAATTGTTAGTATTAGCTTTTCAGTTGGGCTGTTCCTTCAGCGTCTTCACTGAAAGCTTTAATAGTCTCCGCTTTTGTTCATAAAGTGTATTTCTTTATGCTCTTTGACCTTTAGGATAATCTAAAGCCCCTTTGAGACTCTTTAAGTTGTGATCCAGGCAGGTCAGTAAAGATCACAGCCTCAATATCCTCGTCATGGATTCCTTTTGTCTGCAGCTTCTAAAGCTCTGATTGAATGATATTCAGGGATTCAATGTTTGTCAGAGGGTCAATGGAAACATTTAATACAAATAGTTGGAAATGCTTTTATACATTTATGATTGTTCCATGTTATTTGTGGGTATTTGATAATAGCCAATATATGGAACATGGTGAATGAGTAGGGTGGTGCTGGCTTTGGATGTCTCTGATGATACAAGCAGACCTCCAGGGGCAGATCTCCAGGGGCAGACGTCCAGGGGCAGACGTCCAGGGGCAGACCTTCAGGGGCAGACGTCCAGGGGCAGACCTTCAGGAGCTTCCAGCAGAATGGAAGGCTGGGTTAACTGAGGAATGGCACGTCTCTGGCTGGACATTTGTACACTTCCATCAAGATGGAGTGCTTTtttaaggggagagagagtatgAGTGGACATAGGGTAGGCAGTGGTGAGTAAAGGTAGGAAGATCGCAGGATTGTAAACAACAGGAGCGAGGGATACAGTGCTGGAGGGGAAATGGTCCAGTAAGAGTGATGAATCCCAGCTGTGCCTCACAAGGTCATTTATCACAGGcctgtacacgcacacactcccacattctctcacacacatgctggtGAGATGGGACGTGCAGTTTAACCTGCACATGGTCCTCTTCACAGAGTAAGAATAAATTATGTTCTGCTGGGTAAATGATTAAAATAATGTTAACTACACTTCTCTGCCGCAAGACGTATACAAATACACAACTGATGCACAAAAAAAAGATAACAGAAAAATGATGCACACAGGGGAAACACTGTCTAAATTAATGAGTGCCCAACACTTTAATTAAAAAGCATCTTAGAATTTTCATTATTTTCTcctttacattttaaatatcaTTATCTATGTAAAATCTTTATAGTATGTTCAAGTATCTTTTCTTGATTATGTGTAATATATTTCAATTAATCTGCATAACAGTCTGATTATAACTACAATTGTATTAACTTGTTTATATTGACATTTTTATCTGCTAATTCCTACTTTAAAATGCACTGGGtgaaatttaaataaattatgttTTAGGAACACATAAAAATAGATATCCTAAATTACTTGAATTTATAGATAAACAATTAGTAATGAAATTCAGTTTGTACTGGAATACTGAGCAATGAAGCATGACTAATAAAGACCCTTTTTAGTGAAATTGGAATCAAATAACCAATGCAGCTTTAAAGGCATGTGAAGCATGCATACATTTTATTCCAAGACCAGAGCATCtttggtttgtgtgtatgtgtgtgtacatattgaagaacaagaggaagaagagaggcCAAGTGAATAGGTATCAACAGATCACCCACAATGCATCTCTGTACTTTGGGAGATGAGAGAAGCCTGCTGACTTCACCAAAGGCTGAAGGACCATTGCAGTTGGCTGCATCCTCCACTAAACCAGACGCCAGGCAGCCATGTGACAACAGGATGACTACGTCCCGtctgcttcttcatctcttctgAGCGGCGGTTGATGTTGATGAGATGTGCTCCATGAATAGGACAGGAAGCCGGACCTCACAGGACTACATTCCCTACAGCACGGGAGGGTCGAGAGGCCGAACACACGCTGGCCAGCTGCTGACCACACCACTTCCCACTACGCCTCACCAAACAACAGTGCTTTCAAAGTAAATGATCGCTACAGAGACGGTAGATGAACACACATGAACGTTTGATGTTTCCTGTGAAACTACACAATGACTCTCttaaggaaaaaaaaagcataaacaaTGTTCTACAAAGACAGAGCCTATTTTGCAGTTTACACAGCACTTAACAGGTTTTCTTCACCAAAACCCACAGGGACTTGGAATGTTCTGTGGCACACAACAACAACTGGCCAGGTGTTCTCCAGACACCTCTGGTATGATTACAATCCTTCTAACTGCATTCTGGCCTCAGATTCTGTGTCTTACTGAGTAGGACTACAGTTAAGTACATTACTGCCGTCTGACTCCTGGGTGATAATAGATCACTTTTTCACCCGTGAAATTACCTACAGCGCTTGCCTTTAATAAATTCCAGGGGTTTTAAAGGTACTCTTAAATCTTCAAGTTAATTACTAGTATTAATTACTAGGGGTGCTTTTTGCATGGTCAGGGTGAATATGGTGGTACTATTACTAAGTGTATCAGTTCATTCTGACATAGGCCTACTTTAATATGTACTTTAGCTGGTGCTGTtgaataaaatgtctgaaagATGCTATTTGATTTAGGTGATGGAATTATGATTTGGAGCTTTATACTGTGGACATGCGGTACGATATCAGTACTACATCAGTAGATGTATTGTGGCCCTTTATGGAGTGATGGATATCTAAGAGATGGATCCATAACAAGAGTAAAATCAGGCCGTGTAAACAGGCATTTGTGTACTGGAAACACTATTAACATGTGACAGGATGTTCTCTCAAAATATTGCCTAAACAAGCATCCAACAGAAACACGTTTGTGTACACGTGAGCAGGAGCCTCACCACAGGATGAAACGTTTGGGAGTGCTGGTATGTTTAATCAGGGGATAATGGGGTGGGAAAGGGGGATGAGGGGCAGGCGGGTGGTACGGTTCTCAGGAGGGGGGTGAGGAAAGGTTTGATGTGGCCCAGAAAGGGACAGTCTACAGGACCTGTGAAATGTTTGGAGCGGTGGGGCCCAGGGTATAGTCTACTGCTCAGTCTTGTTGTTTGTGTTCCAGGGTCATTAAGTGGATGCCAAGCACGCAAACCCCGGCTGGCTGGTTTCAGATTCTTCCCGTCCTCAGAAGTCTTATCAAACAGCTTTGTTCTCATCCTGTGCTCAGCACCCCTTACATAAGTCCAGGGTGTAGATGTAACTTTGGGCCCTTTGGGTCAGAACACGACTAGTAAACACAGACATGCACCATTCTGATAAATTTCCAAACAGTAACTCTGTTACAGCTCCATAAAATGTTGCAGCAGTGTATCCATATCTGGTCTCCGAGAGAACTATTAAAAAGAGGAGATTGATGAATGACTTTAACATGAGGTTTTGAATAATGGGACTTACTGAAAACACTGAAGCTGTTCTGGGAACAGTGCCCTGCGATACTGAGTCACTGCAATAATTGCATAACATGCACTTCATCAGACTATCTTTAATCAGATTAAAACTAATTAGATCATCAGATTATCTTTAATCAATAAACCTTAATTACTGCATTTTTTCTGTACCGGTAATCAAATAGTTACCTATTTTGTATTGTGACTATGTAATGCTGTAGTCACACTTGTTTTATGTTGTTACCCAATCTGCTGGAAGCCCCTGTAAATCCAGATGGTATTTAACTTACAGAAAAGGCTCTGgtgaaatgaactgaaaaaaGTGTAGAAACTGCACAAAGTACAAAAGTTATTTGAAAATCGAATAAAAAGAATTGGTAACATTCCTGGTAAGAAAATGTAGACCTAAAAGCTACTCAAGGCATCTTGACTCCTTTCCCAGTAACTGTGAAGTGGAGCAGGGCCTCCTTTATAGCAGACTGTGTTCGAGACCCCTCAGACGGGAGCAGAATGTGCTTACTGCTTTCTGAATAAACTGCCTCTCTGTACCCTTGTTACCACAATAAGTCTCTGTCACTTTGGGGAATtcggggagggagagaaagagagcgaaaAGAGTGCTAATGTGAGAGACAGAAGTGAAAACATTCCCTGAATGCCGTTTGTAGTGATGAACAAGAGCGGGGGAGTTATATGGCTGCAATAGCGAGTCCTGCTGGTTTGGGGCCCCCTTGAACACTCACCGCCCCGCTGAGGGCCACGCGCATTAATCCTTAATCCCGTCGTCGGCCGCACTATGGATTGACAACAGTTTAATCTGCAAATAATTCTAAATAATTCATCACTAAACTGTAGAATTTCATCTGCAATAAATACGTGGTAAAAAAATCGAATAACTCCAATgtagtatttttttatttaaaaggtTTACGGACAGGGTTTAGCGTTAAAACCGTTTAGGGCCGGTAATGTTGGCAGCTCCAGTGCAGGTTCTTGGCCAAAGGGCTGATGGTGGGACACACTCGGGTAGGTTCTTCCTGTTCCGAGATCAGTCGCCGTGTTTAGTCTCTGACGCGTCGTTGAGTTGAGAGAAATGTTCCGACAAGGCAGCCAGAGCGCGATACCGGTGGGAGATGGTGTTCTTCACAACTTTAGGCAGCTCAGCATATCTACGCAGACAAAGTAATAAAAACGAATAAACACTGAAGTACTAACAGGATACAGATCGAATTAACACTACAGTGGCCTGTTTTCTGTGAGCGCCAACACCGCAAGGCTGGTAATAAGTGATTAGTTGCTGTCACAAAGATGACAGGCAACCGCAAAATAAATTCTTTTTAAAGAGCATTAAGAACCATGTAACATGATACATTGATTAAATTGTTCCCAATCATTGAATAACGTTAATAAATATAGTTATATGGATGTACTTCAAAGCTCTATCTATGGTCGTCAATTTCACGAGTAGATGTTTTACATACTGACATATTCAGAGATTGGAAGTTCATTACTGTCATATATTGTATACTATTATTCGGTTTGTACAACTCCTCATGGACCACTACGACCAGAACCATCTTCTGTAAGGTTTGGTCAACAAAAACgattattctttattattttaataagcaTTTAAGAGACTTTTCTTTAAAAGACTATAATGAACAGGGAAACAGCCTACGTGTTAACATGAACATTGACTTTAGGCTAAAgctgccatctagtggagaCGTGTGGGAGTGAAAGACTCACGTTTTATCAAAGCCGTCGGGCTGGAAACAAGGATCCCATCCAAAGTCCCTTGGGCCCCTAGGTTCTACAATAAGGCCCTAAATAACAGAGAAAAACCTCTGCGTGTTATAAATACATATACTTACAAAGCCTGTTTGTATTTACAATGGAAGCATCACTAATGAAAACTGTTCTAAAAATTCAAAGtgagtatatattatatgataTACATGATGCTaagtggttttgttttgtttgcaggCCATTTTTAACTTATGAAAGTGCCGGGCATGTTCACTGCAGCAGTACTGCAGAGCAGCAGTGGTGGGCATGTTGGATGTGTGTACTGCAGAGCAGCAGTGGTGGGCGTGTTGGATGTGTGTACTGCAGAGCAGCAGTGGTGGGCGTGTTGGATGTGTGTACTGCAGAGCAGCAGTGGTGGGCGTGTTGGATGTGTGTGATGACCTCTGTGATCCCTCTGAAGAGCTGAACTGGTTCCTCCTTCCCAGCACAAAACGCAAATGTGCACAGTGCCCAAGCAGACTTGTCCTCATAACCTGCTAGAAGCCTATACAGTCCTGACAACAacgagcgcgcacacacacacacacacacacacatacatatatatatatatatatatatatatatatatacacacacgtatacacacatacacacacacacacgtcgtaatcctccctctctctctgtgcacgTTTTCTTGTGTGTTTTAACATGGAGAGAAATGTTCTTACCTTCAGGCTTCAGTTTATCCAAAAACCATTTACTAAGAGAACACAAACAACAGTGTCTGTTATCACCACCAAAGTCACAGTCACAGTGAACTAATGGTGAAAGTAATGGTGAAGTGTTTGCCTACATGTATGGTCCTGGAAGGCCCCCTAGTGCCctgaaacacaggcaggtgtccTCCACAATCACTGGCCCATTTACCTTCACAAGAGAGCCAAGCAATGTTAAAAATGTAGCCCAACACAGGAAGCATTAAGATATCTGTAGATTACAAACCTGTTTTGTTGCCTCCTTACACTTTTGTATCGAGATGTCATCAGGTTCACCTTGGTATTCAGGCACTGGATATCCATTCAATGAAAAcgcaatatttaaaatatatttatataccaAAACATACCAACACATCAAAAAACATTCGAACATACATGTGCAAGCGAGCTAGCTAATGAAACTCATACTCACAATCAATCTTCTGGGAAACAAGTTTGTATGGAAATTTATCACCTAGAATCTGAACAACCTGTTCATTCAAAGAGCAGAAATAAATCAGAGTTTAGTCTAGTTTAGTTCACTAGTGCAGGCAGGCTCAACGTCACTCATTCACACTGCAGTGTGCAATACGGAACGGATAATTAACACCTGTTTGGCATGGTTATATGTACTTTCTTTTATATGTACATTATAAAGGTGACTTTGGAAACACTGCCTTCATTTATACTCTCACCTCTTCTAATTTCTTTGCGTTTCCAGTAACAAACACCACGGATCTCCCAGCCGGTAACGCCATGTTTCCTTGCCGTTTCGTCACCCCGCCGGATTAGGAAAACATCCGGCTGTGTGACGCGCGATCAGCCAATAGTTTTTAATGTCCCAAACTTTTAACCAATCAGTGAAACGTAGAAGCGTTCGGCACCGTTACACTGTCCAATCACTGCTTAGGGCATGCTGTCCCGTCCGTCAGGGAAATTCGTCCGAGTAGATACCCCGAACATGTGGGAAGGAGCAGGATTTAACgtgtttatgaatgaatatataCATTGTTAAGATTACCTTCGCAGCGTGTAACTCATGATTTTTAAGTCCAGCAGTTAATTCCCTCGGCGGTAATGATTAGTTTGTGAACTATTTAAGTTTTTCAGAGCTCACATAGTGCAACTGAACGGGGGGCAAGAGGCATCTAGGCTTAAAATAATTGAGATTACACATTTTACTATAGCAACAAAAAATTATAAACTAAAAACGTACGAATGAGTCTGCTGCCTAGAACCGCAGAGGAGTTCAGCTCCGCGGACTACTGGGATCGTTTTTTTCGGAAAAGGGGAGAAAAGTCTTTTGAATGGTATGGAGACTACAACTCCCTCTGCGGCGTGCTTCACAAATACATCAAGCCCCGGGATAAGGTATTAACAACCTAATTACACTATTTGGATCTATCTTTTTTATTGGAGGGCAAGTCCGTTCAGACTTTATGAATGTCACGTATGTCAGTGCTTTGTGTACAGCACAGCTAACCAAAGCCTGTTTGCCCTTTGTGTGTCAGGTTTTGGTAGTGGGCTGTGGCAACTCTGAGCTGAGTCAGCAGCTTTATGATGTGGGCTACCATCACCTAACCAACATTGACATCAGTGAGACAGTAGTGTCTCAGATGCGCCAGAGGAACGCACAGTGCCGGCCGGACCTCATCTTCCAGCAGGTGGACGCCACCCAGACGGGCTACGAGAGTGGCAGCTTCCAGGCCGCCCTAGACAAAGGCACGTTGGACGCCATGGCCTCTGAGGAGGAGGGAGCTCTGGCAGGCCGCatgctggtggaggtggggagggttCTGGCGGTGGGGGGTCGCTACGTCTGCGTGACCCTAGCCCAGGAGCACGTGATCAGGCTGGCCGTCCAGCACTTCGCCGGAGCCGGCTGGGCCGTGCGGATCCACGGCCTGAGTCAGAGCGGCGAGGACTCTGATTCCTCCTCATTCGCGCTGCCTGTCTTCATTCTCGTCTGTACCAAGTTCCGCCAGCCGCCTCCTTTCGCCGTGCTGGAGGTGTGCCAGGGGGAGGacggcgccccctgcaggtTGGCGACAGTAGAGGAGCTTCTGGCACGGGTGAAGGAACAGCAGGCCTATGCCCTCATGCTCCAGAAGCTGAGGGGTGGCACGGACACTGGCAGCACGCCCTCTCTCACGCTGTGCCACGCATCCACAGGCCATGCACGATACACGCTCACCGTCCAGGACAGTCCACCCTCTGCCAAGGTGCCCCGTGCCAACCACTTTGCCATCTTCATTGGTAAGTAATTGGTTTGTGCTATGTGAGCTTTTACATCCATTACATCCAAACCCTTTTCATCCAATCATTCTTCTCCACTGCTCCACTAACTGTGTTAAGTGTTTAATATTGCACTTGACATCTGCAGTTCCTCAGGGTCGTGAGTCTGATTGGTTGTACGGGTCGGCCGAGGGGCGGGCTCAGCTGGCCTCCAGCGCTAAGTTCCGCCGCCTGATCGTCGTGGCAATGCATCGAGATCAGGAATATGAAGACATGCAAGCAGTGCAGTCCGAACTGTCACCCATGGTGATGGAGCTTGCTCCCCCTGGAATGCCACCAAACCAACAGGTACATGAATAGGTTAAACCAACAGGTACATGAATATGTAAAACCAACAGGTACATGAATATGCAAAACCAACAGGTATATGAATATGTAAAACATATGTTCCATCTGCTCGGACAGTAAATCAGTTGTAGTAACACATTTGTAGTCAGTTGTAGTATTTGTAAGAAGAAAGTACGATCACAAGTTTGACATTAAAATGTGACTCCGCATATCCGAATAGTCTTTCTTGCATCTTAAGGCTTAATAATTGAACTTAAGATCCAGTGTGTTTCCCTCTTCCTTGTTGATCATTGCTCACCCGTCCCTATGCATCCTGTTTCAGGTGCCGTTCCTGTCTGTAGGGGGCGACctggggtggagggaggtggtggcCCGTGGGGTCAGTGGCCTAACGGGGGAGTACTCTGTGGAGGACGTGCGAGGAGAGGATGGTCACCTCTACCGTAGACTGGTCTTTATGAACAACGCTCATCTTGTGCAGTCTGAAAGCCGGCTCCAGACATCCACCGCGGGTGAGCGATTTGTGATGAGCATTTGAAGATGGTGGCAGTGATTTGCTACATCAGGGAATAACAGATGCATGAATTTAGATTAACTTGGCATCCTGCTTTTCCAGCCTCTTCTTCGCATAAAAAGAGAAGCAAGAAGAAGTCCAAACGCTCTGGTTCTGATGCTCCGGCGTGCGTGGGAACAGGCCAGAGCGTCAACCGAGGATTCCTCTGCTGCACTCACCATGAGGTCATGGTCTCGGGTCTTGCCCTGCTGGGCCCAGAGGCGATCAGTGGTAAAGGTATGTCTTCCACAATCTCTGCCGTGTGATCCAGTTAGATCACTGGTGGTCCATGCAGTATTACTGCACTATGGTTGATGTGGATTTCCGCTGCCGAACAGACGTGCTGGTATCGGTACTGGTGGTGGGTCTTGGCGGCGGAGGCCTGCCCCAGTTCGTGCGGGACTTTGTGCCCGGAGcgcgggtggaggtggtggaacTGGACCCGGCCATGCTGGACGTGGCGACGACCTGGTTCGGGCTGCAGACAGACGACAGGTTGAAAGTCGTTCTGGGAGACGGCCTGGAGTATATCAACAGGCTACAGAGTGAAGGTGGGAGACGTTCTCCACACACACGTATAGTTCCATGTATGGACTCCTCCGCTGGCTTTAACTAACCTAGAGTGTCTTCAAACATTTCTACCCAATGGCTGTTTAAATGAGAACGGAGTGATGGGTCTGTTTTGGGCAGTGTTGTGTTCTTAAACATGCCTGTGGTTACTATGCAGCCCCACCCAAATCTTCTCATTCACACCATTCCTCCTGCACCCTATTTATAGGGGGACATTCCTATGATGTCATCATGTTCGACGTTGACAGCAAGGACCCCACTCTGGGCATGAGCTGTCCTCCGCCTGCCTTTGTTGAAAGATCCCTACTGGAAAAAGTCTGCAAGCTGTTAACCCCTCGAGGTACACAGGCCCTTTCACGTTTCgtataatgatttttttttccacaacTGCATAGTAGTGGTATTGTGTTACTGTGTGGAGTGTGCCTCACAGTGATGAATATGCTCGACAACccatctccctctgtgtgtgtctctctctttctctttccttgACCTCTCCATCCCTGACCCAGGAGTGTTTATGCTGAACCTGGTGTGTCGTGACTCAGTGCTGAGGAGGTCTGTGTTGGAGCGGATACAGGCTGTGTTCGCCACCGTGTACTCTCGGCCCATCGAGGGCGAGGTCAACGAGGTGCTGCTGTGCTCCAGGGGAGGACGTGAAGGAGACAAACCATGCGCTGCTTCAAAAGAGTTGCAACAGGCTGCCAAGAGCCTGCAGGTGGCGCTGCAGAAGGGGGGTCACTCTGCCCCCTTCAACCCTCAAGTAGACATTGGTGCAATGCTGAAGG
The window above is part of the Brachyhypopomus gauderio isolate BG-103 chromosome 9, BGAUD_0.2, whole genome shotgun sequence genome. Proteins encoded here:
- the itpa gene encoding inosine triphosphate pyrophosphatase, producing the protein MALPAGRSVVFVTGNAKKLEEVVQILGDKFPYKLVSQKIDLPEYQGEPDDISIQKCKEATKQVNGPVIVEDTCLCFRALGGLPGPYIKWFLDKLKPEGLYRLLAGYEDKSAWALCTFAFCAGKEEPVQLFRGITEGLIVEPRGPRDFGWDPCFQPDGFDKTYAELPKVVKNTISHRYRALAALSEHFSQLNDASETKHGD
- the mettl13 gene encoding eEF1A lysine and N-terminal methyltransferase, coding for MSLLPRTAEEFSSADYWDRFFRKRGEKSFEWYGDYNSLCGVLHKYIKPRDKVLVVGCGNSELSQQLYDVGYHHLTNIDISETVVSQMRQRNAQCRPDLIFQQVDATQTGYESGSFQAALDKGTLDAMASEEEGALAGRMLVEVGRVLAVGGRYVCVTLAQEHVIRLAVQHFAGAGWAVRIHGLSQSGEDSDSSSFALPVFILVCTKFRQPPPFAVLEVCQGEDGAPCRLATVEELLARVKEQQAYALMLQKLRGGTDTGSTPSLTLCHASTGHARYTLTVQDSPPSAKVPRANHFAIFIVPQGRESDWLYGSAEGRAQLASSAKFRRLIVVAMHRDQEYEDMQAVQSELSPMVMELAPPGMPPNQQVPFLSVGGDLGWREVVARGVSGLTGEYSVEDVRGEDGHLYRRLVFMNNAHLVQSESRLQTSTAASSSHKKRSKKKSKRSGSDAPACVGTGQSVNRGFLCCTHHEVMVSGLALLGPEAISGKDVLVSVLVVGLGGGGLPQFVRDFVPGARVEVVELDPAMLDVATTWFGLQTDDRLKVVLGDGLEYINRLQSEGGHSYDVIMFDVDSKDPTLGMSCPPPAFVERSLLEKVCKLLTPRGVFMLNLVCRDSVLRRSVLERIQAVFATVYSRPIEGEVNEVLLCSRGGREGDKPCAASKELQQAAKSLQVALQKGGHSAPFNPQVDIGAMLKDLRIA